In Desulfosporosinus sp. Sb-LF, the following are encoded in one genomic region:
- a CDS encoding GNAT family N-acetyltransferase, whose product MWKAVKYLPENLAETIDMAREYYGESWISDTSYLKWQYEANPAGPAMIQLARDVKADQLAGQYVVIPMRFKAYDKTFNGILSLNTLTRQIFTGQGIFTGLAKTVYQDCAEQGMEFCYGFPNPNSYPGFTKKLGFTDLGSVPLLLRPLNTKALATQKFGSLIGSLVLPFQLFYNVKDRFDDRYEVYPLTAFDLSAVDVFWAKLQHKYPIMGIRDAAYLRWRYFENPYRDYQIYGIHKKNSSELSGYIVGRCTEVEGMASGMIVDFLVDPNVTDAGNLLINRLLRFFVDNNMDLAGSLMLPHTEESHILKANGFFTCPKALEPQPFPVIYRRLIPQEEDPFLQLNHWFLTMGDYDAI is encoded by the coding sequence ATGTGGAAAGCCGTTAAATATTTGCCTGAGAATTTAGCAGAAACAATCGATATGGCGCGAGAGTATTACGGAGAATCCTGGATTTCCGACACCAGTTACTTGAAATGGCAGTATGAAGCCAATCCGGCTGGCCCGGCGATGATCCAATTGGCCCGAGATGTGAAAGCGGATCAGCTTGCCGGCCAATATGTCGTGATTCCGATGCGTTTCAAAGCCTATGACAAAACGTTTAACGGAATCCTCTCCTTAAACACTCTTACTCGCCAAATCTTCACTGGTCAAGGGATTTTCACTGGATTAGCAAAAACCGTCTATCAGGACTGCGCCGAACAAGGGATGGAGTTTTGTTATGGATTTCCCAATCCGAATTCCTACCCAGGATTCACGAAAAAGCTAGGCTTTACCGACCTCGGGAGTGTCCCACTCTTGCTCAGGCCTTTAAATACCAAGGCTTTGGCCACACAAAAATTCGGTTCCTTAATTGGATCTTTGGTGCTTCCATTCCAGCTCTTTTATAACGTTAAAGACCGCTTTGATGACCGCTATGAAGTTTATCCGCTCACCGCCTTCGATCTCTCCGCTGTAGATGTCTTCTGGGCTAAACTACAACACAAATACCCGATCATGGGAATCCGAGATGCTGCCTATCTCCGCTGGCGGTATTTCGAGAATCCCTATCGAGACTACCAAATCTACGGCATTCATAAAAAAAACAGCTCAGAGCTTAGCGGTTATATAGTGGGACGATGCACTGAAGTGGAAGGTATGGCTTCTGGTATGATCGTCGACTTTCTAGTTGATCCAAACGTTACCGACGCAGGGAACTTACTCATTAATCGTCTCTTACGCTTTTTTGTTGATAACAACATGGATTTGGCTGGTTCGCTGATGCTGCCCCACACTGAAGAATCTCATATTCTCAAAGCCAATGGGTTCTTCACCTGTCCCAAGGCCTTAGAACCGCAGCCCTTCCCAGTTATTTACCGTAGGCTCATACCTCAAGAGGAAGATCCATTCCTTCAACTCAATCACTGGTTCTTAACCATGGGTGATTACGATGCTATTTAG
- a CDS encoding XrtA system polysaccharide deacetylase codes for MRNYVIKNCSGDESRVQAMKNILTIDLEEWFHANYHDDVFDPQKTYEVRIVQNTERLLALFSEHKAKATFFVLGYVAEQHPQLIRKIAAAGHEIATHGYAHQLVYQQTPAVFKEDVSQAKKRVEDIIGKSVKGYRAPSWSITSKSLWAWDILEDLGFVYDASVFPIETYLYGLPSSPRFPYHPQYNGRTLNLLEVPSSTVQILNKNIPFAGGFYFRALPYAMIAQCIKTVNKEGHPAIVYLHPREIDPGQPRLTLSLKESLIHYYGISGCEQKLIRILKKFEFTSIEEYYGL; via the coding sequence TTGAGAAATTATGTAATAAAAAATTGTTCAGGTGACGAAAGCAGGGTTCAGGCTATGAAGAATATATTAACCATCGACTTAGAAGAATGGTTTCATGCCAATTATCATGATGATGTATTTGATCCCCAAAAAACGTATGAAGTGCGCATTGTCCAAAACACCGAACGTCTTTTAGCCCTCTTTTCCGAACATAAAGCTAAAGCAACCTTCTTCGTCCTTGGCTACGTTGCAGAACAACACCCCCAGCTGATCCGCAAAATTGCAGCAGCAGGACATGAAATTGCTACCCATGGGTATGCTCATCAGCTTGTTTACCAACAAACCCCAGCGGTGTTTAAAGAAGATGTTAGTCAGGCCAAAAAACGCGTTGAAGATATCATCGGCAAAAGCGTCAAAGGATACAGGGCCCCTTCTTGGTCCATCACATCAAAGTCTCTCTGGGCCTGGGATATTCTTGAGGACTTAGGATTTGTCTACGATGCCAGCGTCTTTCCGATCGAAACGTATCTTTATGGCCTGCCCTCTTCTCCCCGTTTTCCCTACCACCCTCAATACAATGGAAGGACCCTAAACCTTCTTGAAGTTCCTTCCTCGACCGTGCAAATCTTAAATAAGAATATTCCTTTTGCCGGCGGCTTTTATTTCCGTGCACTACCCTATGCTATGATCGCGCAGTGCATCAAAACGGTAAATAAAGAAGGCCACCCGGCCATCGTCTACCTCCACCCCCGTGAGATCGACCCCGGCCAGCCTCGTCTCACCCTCAGTCTAAAAGAAAGTCTTATCCATTACTACGGGATTAGCGGGTGCGAGCAGAAGTTGATACGCATCTTAAAAAAGTTCGAGTTTACTTCCATTGAGGAGTACTATGGGCTTTAG
- a CDS encoding glycosyltransferase family 2 protein, which produces MKRTLAIVPALNEAENIGSVVRNLKTTSPWLDVLVIDDGSTDQTAEVARRQGAKVISLPVNLGIGGAVQTGFLYAVKNHYDVALQVDGDGQHRAEEIKKLIDPILLGKADVTIGSRFLAKTSYKSALPRRLGIYILSKTIQSVVRKTYTDPTSGFRAYNQKALRVVSTHYSTDYPEPDSIVTLVKNGLRVMEVSVEMDARLSGNSSITPFKSGYYMFKVSLAIILNSMMSRIWPE; this is translated from the coding sequence ATGAAACGAACTTTAGCGATCGTTCCGGCCTTAAATGAGGCTGAAAATATCGGCTCGGTGGTCAGAAATCTAAAAACCACGTCTCCTTGGCTTGATGTGCTCGTGATTGACGACGGGTCAACCGATCAAACAGCTGAGGTTGCTCGTAGACAGGGAGCGAAGGTAATTTCTTTGCCCGTGAACCTGGGTATTGGAGGAGCTGTCCAAACCGGGTTTCTTTATGCTGTGAAGAATCATTATGACGTGGCTTTACAAGTGGATGGGGATGGGCAACACCGAGCAGAAGAAATCAAGAAGTTGATTGACCCGATACTTCTTGGGAAAGCGGATGTTACGATTGGATCACGCTTTTTAGCAAAAACATCGTACAAATCGGCTTTACCTCGGCGCCTAGGGATTTATATCCTAAGTAAAACAATTCAGTCTGTCGTTCGCAAAACTTATACGGACCCTACCTCAGGATTCCGAGCCTATAACCAAAAGGCGTTGAGGGTAGTGTCCACCCATTATTCTACAGATTATCCGGAACCGGATTCAATCGTAACCTTGGTTAAGAATGGGTTGCGGGTGATGGAAGTTTCAGTGGAAATGGATGCACGGTTGTCCGGCAATTCGTCGATCACCCCGTTTAAGAGCGGGTATTATATGTTTAAGGTCAGCTTGGCGATTATTCTTAATTCGATGATGAGTAGGATTTGGCCGGAGTAG
- a CDS encoding DUF2304 domain-containing protein — MSRIQIAALITSLIVTGFVVEQVRRRRLAVEYSLIWIVSGLGMIFFSLWRNGIEYLAGLMGIYYAPSALFVVFGALVFVLCIHFSLAISKLSSNNRVLIQRIALLEDEIKVMEFLGKDGLTKHYETNFSDRSGLK; from the coding sequence ATGTCGCGTATTCAGATAGCCGCTCTTATAACCAGCCTAATTGTCACAGGATTTGTCGTGGAGCAAGTTCGAAGGAGGCGCTTGGCAGTTGAATACTCTCTCATCTGGATTGTATCGGGTTTAGGCATGATCTTCTTTTCTCTTTGGAGAAATGGGATTGAGTACCTAGCAGGCTTAATGGGGATTTATTATGCCCCTTCAGCACTTTTTGTAGTTTTTGGGGCTTTAGTGTTTGTTTTATGCATTCATTTTTCCCTAGCAATTTCGAAGTTGAGTTCAAACAATCGGGTCTTAATACAACGGATTGCTCTTCTCGAAGATGAAATAAAAGTGATGGAATTCTTGGGTAAGGACGGTTTAACGAAACACTATGAAACGAACTTTAGCGATCGTTCCGGCCTTAAATGA
- a CDS encoding glycosyltransferase family 39 protein, giving the protein MDKQYKKALEFESRASNIEPRTGLWITGLLFLIALGIELLYIKSYSVHYLISPDGLHYSNIAENFLQGRGLVNTANFVQGADGVVREVAQTREYVVGPIYPLLLALIYGIFGFKSYGMVIAVLHATLGAASAVLAYKTGEILFGKKYAWIPYGLTLGYPLYAFWGMYVLTETTYIFTITLFLYLSACYSKQIEKPKLQTLLILGAAIGISNLVRPLLLLYFPVLGIWILWMKRWHLKTAIRDFSIIVLMTILVMSPWWIRNAFKYHQFIAVSNYGSYEFYLGNNPLTVTNSYFYFTQPSYDPDVKARIEKLPIPEQEKDYKQLAETYILRHPVLFLQRTLDKEINLFWQPVTPADGQAYKMKGYSLDKGYLLLGLAGVLLSFFRLKKYSFLLLFTVYYSFVVSMITVVSGARYRLPVMPALILLGSLVLVIALEGIEKLSKANLRTGRRV; this is encoded by the coding sequence TTGGATAAACAGTATAAAAAAGCACTAGAATTCGAATCTCGTGCCTCGAACATCGAACCTCGAACAGGGCTGTGGATTACAGGACTCTTGTTTCTTATCGCCTTGGGTATAGAGCTGCTTTATATCAAATCGTATAGTGTGCACTATCTTATTTCTCCGGATGGACTACACTACTCCAACATTGCCGAGAATTTTCTTCAAGGGCGAGGTCTCGTGAATACCGCGAATTTCGTACAGGGGGCTGACGGTGTCGTGAGGGAGGTGGCTCAGACCCGCGAGTATGTGGTTGGGCCGATTTATCCCTTGCTCTTAGCCTTAATCTATGGGATCTTTGGATTCAAAAGCTATGGAATGGTGATTGCTGTTCTGCACGCCACACTTGGAGCGGCCAGTGCGGTACTAGCTTATAAGACAGGAGAAATCCTATTTGGCAAGAAGTATGCTTGGATCCCCTATGGGTTGACTCTGGGATACCCTTTGTATGCTTTTTGGGGGATGTACGTTCTTACAGAAACTACCTACATTTTTACGATCACACTGTTTCTTTATCTTTCGGCCTGTTATTCCAAACAGATCGAAAAGCCTAAGCTCCAGACCCTCTTGATATTAGGAGCTGCGATCGGAATTTCGAATCTCGTTCGCCCGTTACTCTTACTTTATTTCCCGGTCTTGGGAATTTGGATCCTGTGGATGAAACGCTGGCATTTAAAAACGGCAATCAGAGATTTCAGCATCATCGTATTGATGACGATTCTGGTTATGAGTCCTTGGTGGATTCGTAACGCGTTCAAATATCATCAATTTATTGCGGTGTCCAATTACGGTTCTTATGAATTTTACCTAGGGAACAATCCTTTGACAGTGACGAACAGCTATTTCTATTTTACCCAACCGAGCTATGACCCCGATGTGAAAGCCCGTATTGAAAAACTGCCGATTCCGGAACAAGAAAAGGACTATAAACAACTGGCAGAAACTTATATTCTTCGACACCCCGTGCTGTTTCTGCAGCGCACGTTGGATAAAGAAATAAACCTGTTCTGGCAACCAGTGACTCCCGCTGACGGCCAAGCCTACAAGATGAAGGGGTATTCGCTCGATAAAGGGTATCTCCTGTTAGGGCTTGCTGGTGTGCTTCTTAGTTTCTTTCGTCTGAAAAAATACAGCTTTCTATTGCTGTTTACCGTTTATTATAGCTTTGTTGTGTCCATGATTACGGTGGTTTCCGGCGCTCGCTACCGTCTGCCGGTGATGCCTGCGCTGATTCTCTTAGGGTCCTTGGTATTGGTTATTGCCCTCGAAGGAATAGAAAAACTTTCAAAAGCGAATCTCCGAACAGGAAGAAGGGTATAG
- a CDS encoding cell wall-binding repeat-containing protein, producing MRTHYYNKIITVLIIGLILMQLIPARPVMAAFDQKAYYTEISKKLEDMANKYNIPPVLLKAIVWMESGWKQYELDATTGLPLTDKPLIGRDGIGIGIMQISSYNSTDTATIERLKNDIDYNIEVGCQMLNQKWRAYPKIGNGDRNVLENWYFAVWGYNSWDSRNNPNFITGKSAYQDSVFSLMGQKYNSAITFAPGATKLSKSLLPPVNPPSLASCWSTPTSVHLGDLVINESSLISSGGGPSADAANGDYWYNYARWGSYYALGFYITAYSSPLVTDKTILSQKILSSYGKLLAEADTLACESKDSSYATAAKYYWTVLQGPSLDASISGRANTGYLSASGKLLAEADKLALDGTGPSLKSAVQDYSTILQGESLNGDLGEKAKKGLLGVYNKLLDEADKLALLGTDSSNANAAKDYLIVQQGPMLDATLTERAKIGYQKTNGAVSNPDPVPTPIPTPTPTPTPTPTPQPVVPSIIRLSGIRAEDTAINISQAGWADNSSPVVLLARVDRFQDALAAAPLAKKLKAPLLLTSPYQLDTAVLQEMKRLGSGSKVYVIGGEGAIKKTVTNALTAANLPFERISGDTAADTAAEIARKMGPSTQVILASSTSFPDALSASAPAATLGIPILLTEKNTLPDSTQRILKDFSVTKTIVVGGKFAISTAFDSKGGALESYGPLRLAGNTKYDTMLQIVKHFDQDPTSIVIVTGENFPDGLSGGAFAALTGSPMLLIPKDGLNDDTKTYLGSLCGKTTKMYVLGGTGVIGTANETLISELLTK from the coding sequence ATGAGGACACATTACTACAATAAAATCATCACAGTATTGATCATTGGACTCATCTTAATGCAGCTAATCCCGGCTAGACCAGTTATGGCTGCCTTTGATCAAAAGGCTTACTATACAGAGATAAGTAAAAAGCTAGAGGATATGGCCAATAAGTACAACATACCTCCGGTACTCCTAAAAGCCATTGTCTGGATGGAGAGCGGGTGGAAGCAATATGAACTAGATGCGACGACAGGACTCCCCTTAACCGATAAGCCCCTAATCGGGCGTGACGGTATAGGGATTGGGATAATGCAGATCTCCTCTTATAATTCCACTGACACGGCGACAATCGAGAGACTAAAAAACGATATAGATTATAATATCGAAGTGGGTTGCCAGATGCTTAACCAAAAGTGGCGAGCTTACCCCAAGATTGGAAACGGGGATCGCAACGTTTTGGAAAACTGGTATTTTGCCGTGTGGGGCTATAATAGCTGGGATTCCAGGAATAACCCGAATTTCATTACGGGTAAATCCGCTTATCAAGATTCAGTCTTTAGCCTTATGGGGCAGAAATACAATAGCGCAATTACCTTCGCACCTGGAGCCACAAAGCTTTCGAAATCCCTTTTACCTCCTGTAAATCCTCCCAGTCTCGCTAGTTGCTGGAGTACGCCGACTTCGGTTCATTTAGGGGATCTGGTGATCAATGAAAGTTCGCTGATTTCCTCCGGCGGAGGTCCCAGCGCAGATGCCGCTAATGGAGATTACTGGTACAACTATGCACGTTGGGGTTCGTATTATGCCTTAGGATTTTATATAACAGCTTATAGTAGCCCTTTAGTGACTGATAAGACGATTCTCTCGCAGAAAATCCTTAGTTCCTATGGTAAACTCCTAGCTGAAGCGGACACTTTGGCATGTGAGAGTAAAGATTCTTCATACGCAACTGCGGCTAAATACTACTGGACCGTTCTGCAGGGGCCGAGTTTGGATGCTAGCATCTCAGGACGGGCTAACACTGGCTATCTGAGTGCCTCGGGCAAGCTCTTAGCAGAAGCAGATAAGTTGGCCCTTGACGGAACAGGACCCTCTCTCAAGAGCGCTGTTCAAGATTATTCTACGATTCTTCAAGGCGAGAGTTTGAATGGGGACCTTGGGGAAAAGGCTAAAAAAGGCCTACTTGGGGTTTATAACAAGCTTTTAGATGAAGCGGATAAATTAGCGCTTTTGGGCACAGACTCCTCAAACGCGAATGCTGCAAAGGACTATTTGATAGTTCAACAAGGGCCAATGTTGGATGCTACACTCACAGAACGGGCTAAAATCGGATATCAAAAAACTAATGGAGCCGTCTCGAATCCCGATCCAGTGCCGACACCAATACCAACTCCGACTCCGACTCCGACTCCTACGCCAACACCTCAACCAGTGGTCCCGAGTATCATACGTCTATCAGGGATACGAGCAGAGGACACAGCGATCAACATCTCCCAGGCGGGTTGGGCCGACAACTCTTCCCCCGTTGTGCTCCTTGCTCGGGTAGATCGTTTTCAGGATGCCTTAGCAGCCGCCCCACTAGCCAAGAAACTTAAAGCGCCCTTGCTCTTGACATCACCTTATCAGCTCGACACTGCCGTTTTGCAAGAAATGAAACGCCTTGGCTCGGGGAGCAAGGTTTATGTCATTGGGGGAGAGGGCGCTATCAAAAAGACAGTCACAAATGCGCTTACAGCAGCAAATCTGCCCTTTGAGCGAATTTCCGGGGACACAGCCGCCGATACTGCAGCAGAGATTGCAAGGAAGATGGGTCCAAGTACTCAGGTAATTCTTGCTTCCAGTACCAGTTTTCCTGATGCCCTATCAGCGTCTGCTCCGGCAGCTACTCTGGGGATTCCTATCTTGCTCACAGAAAAGAACACATTGCCTGACTCCACCCAAAGAATACTGAAAGATTTCTCGGTGACTAAGACGATCGTCGTCGGTGGGAAATTTGCCATATCGACTGCGTTTGACAGCAAAGGTGGCGCTCTGGAGAGCTACGGGCCGCTGCGCTTGGCTGGAAATACAAAATATGATACGATGTTACAAATTGTTAAGCATTTTGATCAGGATCCCACGTCAATCGTCATTGTCACGGGGGAAAACTTCCCAGATGGTTTATCCGGGGGTGCTTTTGCTGCTTTAACGGGGAGCCCAATGCTTTTAATACCTAAAGACGGCTTAAATGACGATACAAAAACTTATCTAGGGAGTCTGTGTGGCAAGACGACTAAAATGTATGTTTTAGGGGGAACTGGGGTCATCGGTACTGCTAATGAAACGTTGATTAGTGAATTACTAACAAAGTAA
- the dltB gene encoding D-alanyl-lipoteichoic acid biosynthesis protein DltB gives MTPYEDFSYFLYLLIPLVPAVLLGILGFSGRVRAVWVFLSTLGMLLFIARPLSVLYQIAGYLLFQWIIVRFYLHYRTRPLGKNRADVFYLMIFLSILPLVGVKLNPSVIALGFWQTVIGFIGISYLTFRTVGIIIEIRDGLIKDVHLLDFISFVLFFPTLSSGPIDRYRRFVTDLDKSLTRQEYGELAAHGMDYIFRGFLYKFILAYLINKIGLDPLNHAFGFRPTLQYMYAYSLYLFFDFAGYSAFAIGVSYLLGIKTPENFDRPFISKNIKDFWNRWHISLSFWFRDYIYMRFVLDSAKKKRFRNRYTASYVGYFLLFGVMGVWHGTQLRYILYGLYHAGLMIGFDFLDRKNRTWKFWGKGPVWDLFAIVVTLHFVMFGFLIFSGRLG, from the coding sequence ATGACGCCTTATGAGGACTTCTCTTACTTCTTATATTTACTTATTCCGCTAGTACCTGCAGTCTTACTTGGAATCTTGGGATTTTCAGGTAGAGTTCGAGCCGTATGGGTCTTCCTTTCCACGCTGGGTATGCTTCTCTTCATCGCGCGTCCACTGAGCGTGCTCTATCAGATTGCGGGTTATCTCCTGTTTCAATGGATCATAGTACGCTTTTATTTGCACTATAGGACGAGACCTCTCGGAAAAAATCGAGCCGATGTCTTTTATCTAATGATTTTCTTATCAATTTTGCCGCTGGTGGGTGTGAAATTAAACCCCAGTGTTATAGCTCTGGGGTTTTGGCAAACTGTGATCGGTTTTATAGGAATCTCGTATTTAACCTTCCGTACGGTAGGGATCATTATAGAAATCCGCGATGGGTTGATTAAAGACGTTCATTTATTGGATTTCATCAGTTTTGTTCTCTTTTTCCCTACTCTTTCATCCGGTCCGATCGACCGCTACCGACGTTTCGTCACGGATCTCGATAAATCCCTCACACGGCAGGAATACGGAGAATTAGCCGCTCATGGAATGGACTACATTTTCCGTGGCTTTCTGTATAAATTTATTCTCGCCTATCTAATCAACAAGATAGGGCTTGACCCGCTGAATCATGCCTTTGGATTCCGGCCAACGCTTCAATACATGTACGCCTATAGTCTTTATCTCTTCTTTGACTTTGCAGGGTATAGTGCCTTTGCCATTGGTGTCAGCTATCTCTTAGGCATCAAAACCCCCGAGAATTTTGACAGACCGTTCATTTCGAAAAATATTAAGGATTTTTGGAATCGCTGGCATATCTCGCTATCGTTTTGGTTCCGGGATTACATCTATATGCGCTTTGTCCTCGATTCAGCCAAGAAAAAGCGCTTTCGAAACCGCTATACAGCTTCTTACGTGGGATATTTCCTGCTTTTTGGCGTCATGGGAGTATGGCACGGAACCCAACTCCGTTACATCTTATATGGACTCTATCATGCAGGGCTTATGATTGGCTTTGACTTTCTGGATCGCAAGAACAGAACCTGGAAGTTTTGGGGAAAGGGACCGGTGTGGGATCTGTTCGCCATCGTAGTTACTTTGCATTTTGTCATGTTCGGTTTCTTGATTTTCTCTGGAAGATTAGGGTAA
- the dltA gene encoding D-alanine--poly(phosphoribitol) ligase subunit DltA produces MLSEKLHDWAIICPERVAHRHADTVLTYAALESESNSAALWLHEMNQRHSIVRQTPIVVYGHKENEMLVLFIACIKAGHPYIPVDSSVPTERLRQITEASGARVILSPQHVPEGIAFTGVIIEEMISLGGPDSILNGYRLEVPLSNWHVQLDEVYYIIYTSGSTGVPKGVQITLRALESFLNWVNSTYEPEECNEVFLNQAPFSFDLSVMDLYMSLSTGGTLWSVDKDQIANSKKLFASLDASGISHWVSTPSFAEVCLMDPSFKDTLLPRVKRFLFCGEILTHDCATKLTQRFPRAKVENLYGPTEATVAVTTLTITPDILKAFNPLPVGRVKPDAMVLICDSDQLTAAIASGKGILPQRPEALLEGEVGELIIAGPNVSVGYLNNLEQTAKAFFNWQDQGVTWNAYRTGDAGLLKDGLLFYQGRLDFQVKLHGYRIELGEIEENLRRIPMVDNAVVLPIERRGKVDYLQAFITVGMTPVGDEFQAVLALREDLREHLPEYMIPRRFKFLGKMPMTPNGKVDRRALLGGQ; encoded by the coding sequence ATGCTTAGTGAAAAACTCCATGATTGGGCCATAATATGTCCAGAACGAGTGGCACATCGACATGCAGATACCGTTTTAACCTATGCGGCCTTGGAAAGTGAGTCTAATTCTGCGGCGCTTTGGCTTCACGAGATGAATCAAAGACATAGTATAGTCCGTCAAACGCCGATCGTCGTATATGGACATAAAGAAAATGAAATGCTGGTGTTATTTATTGCCTGTATCAAAGCAGGCCATCCCTATATACCTGTGGATTCGTCCGTGCCGACGGAGCGTCTTCGGCAAATCACTGAGGCTTCCGGTGCACGGGTTATCCTTTCCCCGCAACATGTTCCTGAAGGGATTGCCTTCACCGGGGTTATTATCGAAGAAATGATTTCTCTAGGTGGGCCGGACAGTATTCTTAATGGATATCGTTTGGAGGTTCCGCTTTCTAATTGGCATGTGCAGCTTGATGAAGTGTACTATATTATCTATACCTCCGGCAGTACCGGCGTGCCTAAAGGGGTTCAAATTACTTTGCGCGCCCTAGAAAGTTTCCTCAATTGGGTCAACTCAACCTACGAACCTGAGGAATGTAACGAGGTTTTTCTCAATCAAGCCCCGTTTTCCTTTGACCTTTCGGTAATGGATTTATATATGTCCTTAAGCACGGGGGGGACACTTTGGAGTGTGGACAAGGACCAAATTGCCAACTCTAAAAAGCTCTTCGCCTCCTTGGATGCTTCTGGGATCAGTCACTGGGTATCAACCCCTTCGTTTGCCGAAGTGTGTCTGATGGATCCCAGTTTTAAGGATACCCTTCTGCCAAGGGTCAAGCGGTTTCTCTTCTGTGGAGAAATCCTGACTCATGATTGTGCGACTAAGCTTACTCAACGATTTCCACGAGCCAAAGTGGAGAATCTCTACGGGCCGACCGAGGCCACGGTGGCGGTAACCACTCTAACGATTACCCCGGACATTCTGAAGGCGTTCAATCCACTTCCGGTGGGACGGGTTAAACCAGATGCTATGGTCCTGATCTGTGATTCCGATCAACTTACTGCAGCGATTGCCTCTGGGAAAGGGATTTTGCCCCAAAGACCTGAGGCGTTGTTAGAGGGAGAAGTGGGGGAACTGATAATCGCAGGTCCCAACGTCAGTGTGGGTTACCTTAACAATTTAGAGCAAACAGCGAAGGCCTTTTTTAACTGGCAAGACCAAGGCGTGACTTGGAATGCTTACCGGACGGGGGATGCCGGGCTGCTTAAAGACGGGCTCCTCTTCTACCAAGGCAGGTTGGATTTTCAAGTTAAACTCCATGGCTACCGGATCGAATTAGGAGAAATTGAGGAAAATCTCAGACGAATCCCGATGGTCGATAATGCCGTGGTTTTACCCATTGAGCGCCGGGGTAAAGTAGACTATTTGCAGGCCTTTATCACGGTGGGTATGACGCCTGTGGGGGATGAATTCCAGGCAGTTCTTGCCCTGCGGGAGGATTTGCGCGAACACCTGCCGGAGTACATGATCCCGCGCCGGTTTAAGTTCCTGGGGAAAATGCCTATGACTCCAAATGGTAAGGTGGATCGACGTGCTTTATTAGGAGGGCAATAA
- the dltD gene encoding D-alanyl-lipoteichoic acid biosynthesis protein DltD, translating to MIIRRRLGPMLIAIILFALTIVWMSSLTQLVVGHFWLKPGVTQTIGGSQTPVTYQGTILQEKAMESPDILPIYGSSEFSSVSEFHPSRLFEGEPTGFAPFLVGRGGTQDIIHALNMAALGQSLKDKKIAIILSAQWFTPEGIGLAYFKQNFSPLHAYRMFFNLSLSAQTKNQLIKRLLAFPGAFDEEPTLHALLSQSLLAGQTSTFQSVRLAGKGRVEMAALEVQDALRTIAYTRLIDERGSAINATTTAPPLSSWLELKNKAAGQGKTMAHNRFNILDAYYAANVKPKLAENRGSAAKAGFYPSPEYQDLELLLKLLQETKAHPMFIIVPVNGLWYDYTGFPIEERKAYYERIEKLVRDTGFEVANFGDHEYDSYFLQDTMHLGWKGWVNVDEALDRFYHEGA from the coding sequence ATGATCATTCGACGTCGTCTAGGGCCAATGCTTATTGCCATTATTCTTTTCGCGCTAACTATAGTTTGGATGAGCTCACTGACCCAACTGGTTGTAGGCCATTTTTGGCTTAAACCAGGCGTTACCCAAACCATCGGCGGCTCACAGACTCCTGTAACTTATCAGGGCACGATCTTGCAGGAAAAAGCCATGGAATCGCCGGATATTCTCCCGATTTATGGATCTTCGGAGTTTTCATCCGTCTCAGAATTTCACCCGTCACGTCTTTTTGAGGGAGAACCCACCGGGTTTGCCCCTTTTCTTGTGGGAAGAGGGGGGACTCAGGACATCATCCATGCTTTAAATATGGCTGCTCTGGGACAGTCCCTTAAAGATAAAAAAATTGCTATTATACTTTCAGCGCAGTGGTTTACTCCAGAAGGAATTGGCCTGGCGTACTTTAAACAGAATTTTTCTCCGCTGCACGCCTACCGGATGTTTTTTAACTTATCTTTGTCCGCACAGACTAAAAATCAATTGATAAAACGTCTCTTGGCTTTTCCCGGGGCCTTTGATGAGGAGCCTACTTTACATGCGCTTCTTAGTCAAAGCTTACTTGCAGGCCAGACCTCGACATTCCAGAGCGTGAGATTAGCAGGTAAGGGAAGGGTTGAGATGGCGGCGCTTGAAGTCCAAGACGCGCTAAGGACCATCGCCTATACACGGCTGATCGATGAGAGAGGTTCTGCGATTAATGCTACTACAACGGCGCCGCCGCTTTCTTCGTGGCTAGAACTGAAAAATAAAGCAGCCGGGCAGGGAAAAACAATGGCCCATAATCGGTTTAATATATTGGATGCCTACTATGCAGCGAATGTAAAACCTAAGCTCGCCGAGAACAGGGGTTCAGCTGCAAAGGCGGGATTCTATCCGTCTCCCGAATATCAAGATCTAGAACTCTTATTGAAGTTACTCCAAGAGACTAAAGCCCATCCGATGTTCATTATTGTGCCAGTCAATGGACTTTGGTATGACTATACTGGGTTTCCGATAGAGGAACGTAAAGCGTATTATGAACGAATCGAGAAGCTGGTCAGGGACACGGGCTTTGAAGTTGCAAATTTCGGAGACCATGAATATGATTCCTACTTCTTGCAGGATACTATGCACTTGGGGTGGAAAGGATGGGTGAATGTCGATGAAGCACTGGACCGATTTTATCACGAGGGGGCCTAA